In one Terriglobales bacterium genomic region, the following are encoded:
- the def gene encoding peptide deformylase: MIHPIVKFGDPVLEKPAAPVTVFDGDLKKLIEEMFESMYAAHGVGLAAPQIGISKRVAVIDVTFKEDPEARLVLVNPEIIHTEGRITQNEGCLSIPEFRENVTRARSCTVRAQDITGQWFERTGEDLLARALQHETDHLNGKLYIHRISALKRDLIRRKIRKLEKAGEWK; the protein is encoded by the coding sequence ATGATTCACCCCATCGTTAAATTTGGCGATCCGGTTCTGGAAAAACCCGCGGCTCCGGTTACCGTTTTCGACGGCGATCTTAAGAAGCTGATTGAAGAGATGTTCGAGTCCATGTACGCCGCGCACGGCGTCGGCCTCGCGGCTCCGCAGATCGGTATCTCCAAGCGTGTTGCCGTAATCGATGTGACTTTCAAGGAAGACCCCGAGGCCAGGCTGGTGCTCGTGAACCCGGAAATCATTCACACCGAAGGCCGCATAACCCAGAACGAGGGCTGCCTCAGCATTCCTGAGTTTCGCGAGAACGTGACTCGCGCACGCTCCTGCACCGTGCGCGCCCAGGATATTACAGGCCAGTGGTTCGAGCGCACGGGAGAAGACCTTCTGGCGCGTGCCCTGCAGCACGAAACCGATCATCTCAACGGCAAGCTCTATATCCATCGCATCAGCGCGCTGAAACGCGATCTGATCCGGCGCAAGATTCGCAAATTGGAAAAAGCCGGCGAGTGGAAATAG